The proteins below are encoded in one region of SAR324 cluster bacterium:
- a CDS encoding DnaJ domain-containing protein — MPPSRLLIALALLFGLILPPLALGNQDFLQLRQEIRSERPVRQLAISADEAILAMGMQDGDDTVVEFRDRRSGRILGNLRSASNELTHLSFHPTRRQLFVGGDKRLELWQVDDLPGRDAELPALQQRIWERTVQQPVGQADFSQQKDLLRWSEGQQLYELDAQPPYSSRLLWTGEKTDQPLKHFAFSPNEQRIAVSHANQTGIRLVDSQRQQVLPPLDYHLLPPVDFHFSTDQQLVSIDEERNLLWGNSESRLQEHRPELELSNQSKPERLLPLPGDKLAVISTEGDTTKAHIFNREGAEQQQLLLYGAGSIARSPTGAYLASADYDSVQLFETKEHQSPEEYIHQLQDRGANETARRYRNQLDTPVALATSKAAETSTGPSSLELQVEQLRNAEREKDWLRAERLLGEILRIDPQNAEALAVRERMQQQEQEIQLGKGEQLLKKGEYDAAISQFKRVPKDSPLYTEARRQLALAEQQIRVQLRVQSAEQEMRSQNWEGARTFLLMALEQDPNNSQVQSLLEEIEAKQTNARLVLLVVLLMLLLAGGLLGWFGWKYRERIADWMSQEDPRQQARARAYAEAQAAAQAEEQRKAAEQQALDEQHFQETLRKTRELLRLAQRKDTERQHAMRLVDFEAEINLIERQALEKQAPLRQLVGKLLFIQQTLRSLRFYVRARTSQRAEEQQQRRQQQSKQQERQQPGSSRTSAVGQNYYELLGISPKATASEIRKAYHEKLKEYHPDRHQNAEFDWIRQQAESMTRLLGEAYEVLVHEEQRKRYDQQQQARS; from the coding sequence ATGCCGCCCTCTCGTCTACTGATCGCCCTTGCCTTACTGTTTGGACTGATCCTGCCTCCGCTTGCTCTGGGGAATCAGGATTTTCTACAACTGCGGCAGGAGATCCGCTCCGAGCGTCCTGTGCGTCAATTGGCAATCAGTGCCGACGAAGCAATCCTTGCCATGGGAATGCAAGATGGTGATGATACTGTTGTAGAATTCCGTGACCGACGTAGCGGTCGGATTCTAGGCAACCTGCGCTCTGCTAGCAATGAGTTAACTCATCTCAGCTTTCATCCGACTCGACGACAACTGTTCGTAGGTGGAGATAAGCGACTCGAACTCTGGCAAGTCGATGATCTGCCTGGTCGTGATGCAGAATTGCCTGCCTTGCAACAACGCATTTGGGAACGAACTGTTCAGCAACCGGTAGGACAGGCCGACTTTAGCCAACAGAAAGATCTGCTGCGCTGGAGTGAGGGACAGCAACTCTACGAACTAGATGCACAACCACCCTACTCCTCGCGCTTACTCTGGACAGGTGAAAAGACCGACCAACCTCTAAAGCACTTTGCTTTCAGCCCCAACGAGCAACGCATTGCAGTTAGCCATGCCAATCAAACTGGAATTCGTTTGGTAGATTCTCAGCGCCAACAGGTATTGCCACCGCTTGATTACCATTTGTTGCCTCCAGTGGATTTCCACTTCTCAACAGACCAACAACTAGTTTCCATCGACGAAGAGCGTAACCTGCTCTGGGGTAATTCGGAGTCCCGCCTGCAAGAGCATCGTCCTGAATTGGAACTTTCCAACCAGTCCAAGCCAGAGCGATTGCTACCGCTACCAGGTGACAAACTAGCGGTCATCTCAACAGAGGGAGACACTACCAAGGCGCACATCTTTAATCGAGAGGGCGCAGAACAACAACAATTGCTGCTTTACGGCGCTGGCAGCATTGCAAGGAGTCCCACCGGAGCCTACCTGGCCAGTGCGGATTATGACAGCGTTCAATTGTTTGAGACCAAGGAACACCAGAGCCCGGAAGAATACATCCATCAATTGCAGGATCGTGGCGCCAACGAAACCGCTCGACGCTATCGCAACCAACTAGACACTCCGGTTGCCCTAGCAACTTCAAAAGCAGCTGAAACCAGCACGGGACCATCTTCGCTTGAATTGCAAGTGGAGCAGTTGCGCAATGCGGAACGGGAAAAGGATTGGCTGCGAGCTGAAAGACTGCTGGGGGAAATCCTACGTATCGACCCTCAAAATGCAGAAGCCCTCGCCGTGCGGGAAAGGATGCAGCAACAAGAGCAGGAAATTCAACTTGGTAAGGGAGAGCAGCTACTCAAAAAAGGAGAGTACGATGCTGCCATTTCCCAATTCAAGCGGGTCCCCAAGGACAGTCCACTCTATACGGAAGCACGACGCCAACTGGCTCTGGCCGAACAACAAATCCGAGTACAGTTGCGGGTTCAGAGTGCTGAGCAGGAAATGCGTTCCCAAAACTGGGAAGGTGCTCGAACTTTTCTGCTGATGGCGCTTGAACAAGATCCAAACAACTCACAAGTTCAGTCACTACTCGAAGAAATTGAGGCCAAGCAAACCAACGCACGCCTGGTTCTGCTGGTAGTCCTGCTGATGCTGTTGCTTGCTGGAGGATTGCTAGGCTGGTTTGGTTGGAAATACAGGGAACGCATCGCAGACTGGATGTCTCAGGAAGATCCACGACAGCAAGCTCGTGCACGAGCCTATGCAGAAGCACAAGCTGCTGCGCAAGCGGAAGAACAACGCAAGGCTGCCGAACAACAAGCACTGGATGAGCAACACTTTCAGGAGACCCTACGGAAGACCCGAGAGTTGTTGCGGCTGGCGCAGCGCAAGGATACAGAACGCCAGCACGCTATGCGGCTGGTGGACTTTGAAGCTGAGATCAATCTGATCGAACGACAGGCACTGGAAAAACAGGCTCCCTTGCGACAACTTGTGGGCAAACTACTGTTCATTCAGCAAACCCTGCGCAGCCTGCGCTTCTACGTGCGGGCCCGCACAAGCCAGCGTGCAGAAGAGCAACAACAACGCCGGCAACAACAATCAAAGCAACAGGAACGGCAACAGCCTGGTTCTTCACGAACCTCTGCCGTCGGACAAAATTATTACGAACTCCTGGGCATTTCTCCGAAGGCAACGGCCAGTGAAATTCGGAAGGCTTATCATGAGAAGCTGAAGGAATACCATCCAGACCGACATCAAAATGCTGAGTTCGATTGGATCCGCCAGCAAGCCGAGTCCATGACTCGACTGCTTGGTGAAGCCTATGAAGTGCTGGTTCACGAAGAACAACGCAAGCGTTACGATCAGCAACAACAGGCACGCTCATGA
- a CDS encoding SDR family oxidoreductase: MSQRVLVTGGAGFLGSFLCEQLIQQGHDVLALDNLFTGNKRNIAHLLDHRNFEFIRHDVVEPILLEVDWIFNLACPASPVHYQYNPVKTTKTSILGAINMLGLAKRVQARILQASTSEIYGDPEVHPQTEDYWGSVNPIGPRSCYDEGKRVAETLMSDYRRQNGVDTRIIRIFNTYGPRMHPEDGRVVSNFIVAALCNKPLVLYSDGQQTRSFCYVSDLIEGILRMMQQENCPGPINLGNPGEFTIRELAEQVMELTNSRSQITYQPAREDDPGRRRPDIRLAKDQLGWEPTVPLKEGLRHTIHYFDELLRNS; encoded by the coding sequence ATGTCTCAACGTGTTTTAGTCACTGGTGGCGCGGGTTTTCTCGGCTCCTTCCTCTGTGAGCAACTAATCCAGCAGGGCCATGACGTGCTGGCTCTGGACAATCTTTTCACTGGCAACAAGCGCAATATCGCTCATCTGCTGGACCATCGGAACTTCGAATTCATTCGCCATGACGTGGTTGAACCAATTCTGTTGGAAGTCGATTGGATCTTCAACCTAGCCTGCCCAGCCTCACCTGTACATTACCAGTACAATCCAGTGAAAACCACCAAGACAAGCATTCTCGGTGCGATCAACATGCTCGGACTGGCAAAGCGAGTCCAGGCGCGTATCCTACAGGCGTCCACCTCTGAGATTTATGGAGATCCAGAGGTCCATCCTCAAACCGAAGACTACTGGGGATCTGTCAATCCTATTGGTCCCCGCAGTTGCTACGACGAAGGCAAACGAGTCGCTGAAACCCTAATGAGTGACTATCGTCGTCAAAATGGAGTAGATACTCGGATCATTCGAATCTTTAACACCTACGGCCCTCGCATGCATCCGGAAGACGGGCGAGTGGTCAGTAACTTTATAGTTGCAGCCTTGTGCAACAAACCGCTGGTGCTCTACAGTGATGGACAGCAGACTCGCTCCTTCTGCTATGTCAGTGACCTGATTGAAGGAATCCTACGAATGATGCAGCAGGAGAACTGTCCCGGACCCATCAATCTGGGGAATCCTGGAGAATTCACGATTCGGGAGTTGGCTGAACAAGTCATGGAATTGACCAATTCTCGCTCCCAAATTACTTATCAGCCTGCCCGTGAAGATGATCCTGGTCGCCGCCGACCAGACATTCGACTAGCCAAGGATCAACTTGGCTGGGAACCCACGGTGCCTCTGAAGGAAGGTCTCCGTCACACGATTCACTACTTTGACGAGCTGCTTCGCAATTCCTGA
- a CDS encoding CPXCG motif-containing cysteine-rich protein has product MIEQFFDCPYCWQRISILLDPSEVELDTIEDCEVCCRPIRFKVHLNLEGQVLDFSVLPPH; this is encoded by the coding sequence ATGATTGAACAATTCTTCGATTGCCCCTATTGTTGGCAACGTATCTCCATCTTGCTGGATCCTTCGGAAGTAGAGTTGGACACAATCGAAGACTGTGAGGTCTGCTGTCGACCGATCCGCTTCAAAGTTCATCTCAATCTCGAGGGCCAGGTCCTCGATTTCTCTGTTCTCCCTCCGCACTGA